One Qiania dongpingensis genomic window carries:
- the hisS gene encoding histidine--tRNA ligase → MALSKKPVTGMKDILPAEMQVRDYVIGLIQETYKSFGFSHIETPCMENISNLSSKQGGENEKLIFKVLKRGEKLHIPEAQTEADVVDCGMRYDLTVPLSRYYSNNSAQLPAPFKALQMGNVWRADRPQRGRFRQFMQCDIDILGDASCLAEIELMSATTTLLGKLGFSGFKVCFNDRRVLKAMAAYSGFAEKDYDQVFIILDKMDKIGMEGVAAELSENGFAGDAVETYMGLFAELEQAPDSLAYLEKKLDGVVAGGVIAGMRTIIGSVRATASCEFSLVFDPTLVRGMSYYTGSIFEIKMEELGGSVAGGGRYDEMIGKFTGMDTPACGFSIGFERIITILMEKGFQVPQSGARKAYLIEKGMPAETMVKVLAEAKKEREAGIQVLVSNMNKNKKFQKEQLQKEGYGEFREFYKDFQ, encoded by the coding sequence ATGGCGTTAAGCAAGAAGCCGGTGACCGGCATGAAGGATATTCTGCCTGCCGAAATGCAGGTGAGGGATTATGTGATCGGCCTCATTCAGGAGACCTATAAGAGTTTTGGATTTTCCCATATTGAGACTCCCTGTATGGAGAATATCTCCAACCTGAGCAGCAAGCAGGGAGGAGAAAATGAAAAACTGATTTTTAAAGTATTGAAAAGAGGCGAGAAGCTGCATATACCGGAAGCCCAGACAGAGGCGGACGTGGTGGACTGCGGCATGCGGTACGACCTGACCGTGCCCCTTTCCCGATATTATTCCAATAATTCTGCACAGCTGCCCGCGCCTTTCAAAGCGCTTCAGATGGGCAATGTCTGGCGTGCCGACAGACCTCAGAGAGGACGGTTCCGCCAGTTCATGCAGTGCGATATCGACATTCTCGGCGATGCCTCCTGCCTGGCGGAGATCGAGCTGATGTCAGCGACGACGACTCTTCTGGGGAAACTTGGTTTTTCCGGATTTAAGGTCTGCTTTAACGACAGGCGGGTCCTGAAAGCCATGGCGGCGTACAGCGGCTTTGCGGAGAAGGATTATGACCAGGTGTTCATCATCCTGGATAAAATGGACAAGATAGGCATGGAAGGCGTAGCCGCGGAGCTGTCTGAGAACGGCTTTGCCGGAGATGCCGTTGAAACATATATGGGACTTTTTGCCGAGCTGGAGCAGGCGCCGGACAGTCTGGCCTATCTGGAGAAAAAATTGGACGGCGTGGTGGCAGGAGGCGTGATCGCCGGTATGAGGACCATCATCGGGAGCGTGAGAGCTACGGCATCCTGTGAATTCAGCCTGGTATTTGATCCGACGCTGGTGCGCGGAATGTCCTATTATACAGGTTCTATCTTTGAAATTAAGATGGAGGAGCTGGGAGGCTCCGTGGCCGGAGGCGGCCGCTATGATGAGATGATAGGGAAATTTACCGGGATGGATACTCCGGCCTGCGGATTTTCCATCGGATTTGAGCGGATCATCACCATATTGATGGAAAAAGGTTTCCAGGTGCCGCAGTCAGGGGCCAGGAAAGCATATCTGATAGAAAAGGGCATGCCGGCCGAGACCATGGTGAAGGTGCTGGCAGAGGCCAAAAAAGAGAGGGAGGCCGGCATACAGGTGCTGGTCTCAAATATGAATAAAAACAAGAAATTCCAGAAGGAGCAGCTCCAGAAAGAGGGCTACGGGGAATTCCGGGAATTCTACAAGGATTTTCAGTGA
- a CDS encoding DNA polymerase III subunit alpha translates to MAFTHLHVHTEYSLLDGSSKIKELVGRAKELGMDSLAVTDHGVMFGVIDFYKAAKEAGIRPILGCEVYVTSGSRFDKEGTNSEDRYYHLVLLAENNTGYSNLMKIVSKGFLDGFYYKPRVDYEVLETYHEGVIALSACLAGEIPKNIVRGMYEEACEAARRYESIFGKGNFFLELQDHGIPEQKMVNTQLVRMSEELGIDLVATNDIHYTFAEDAEPHDILLCIQTGKKVSDENRMRYEGGQYYCKSEEEMLQLFPYAPEAVVNTQKIAERCQVDIEFGVTKLPKFDVPGGKTSWGYLNELCMEGLNKRYPEDDGTLLERLQYELGVIKDMGYVDYFLIVWDFIKFARDHDIIVGPGRGSAAGSVVAYTLGITNIDPIPYNLLFERFLNPERISMPDIDIDFCFERRQEVIDYVGRKYGKDRVVQIVTFGTLAARGVIRDVGRVLDLPYALCDQIAKMVPNELGITIDKALKRPDLSEAYRTNEQVKYLIDMSRRLEGLPRHTSMHAAGVVISQKPVEEYVPLSRATDGSVTTQYTMTTLEELGLLKMDFLGLRTLTVIQNAVKLAEKSRGITIDIDHIDFNDKKVLDSLCTGRCEGVFQLESAGMKTFMKELQPHSLEDIIAGISLYRPGPMDFIPQYIRGKNHPDEITYHCPQLEPILEPTYGCIVYQEQVMQIVRDLGGYTLGRSDLVRRAMSKKKASIMEKERKNFVYGNEKEGVKGCIANGIDERTANQIYDEMTDFAKYAFNKSHAAAYAVVSYETAYLKYYYPVEYMAALMSSVIDNSSKVSEYILVSRSMGISLLPPDINEGVADFSVSGGSIRYGLSAIKSVGKNVIDEIVRNREENGPYTSLKDFIYRLTNKEVNKRSLENFIKSGALDGLPGTRKQKMLASMELIEQKNREKKIDIAGQMNLFDFMGEEEKGSYEVRFQDVGEYEKEELLAYEKEVLGIYVSGHPLEKYQDKWKKNITAMTSDFNVDDETGEAAVTDGRIVTVGGMITGKTVKTTKTNQLMAFLTIEDMVGTVEVIVFPRDYENSRALLVEDNKVFIRGRVSLGDENKGKLVCEKIIPFDSLPKTLWIQFDDKESYFGGEEELLKLLSDSDGSDQVGIFLKKERAKKLLGLGHTVQAEAGLLEKLAVKYGKENVKVVEKPIENRGIIKYN, encoded by the coding sequence GTGGCGTTTACACATCTGCATGTTCATACGGAATATAGTCTGCTGGACGGCTCCAGCAAGATCAAGGAATTGGTCGGCCGTGCAAAGGAGCTGGGCATGGACAGCCTGGCTGTCACGGACCATGGAGTTATGTTCGGAGTAATAGATTTTTATAAAGCGGCCAAGGAAGCAGGAATCCGCCCAATACTGGGATGTGAGGTCTATGTGACGAGCGGCTCCCGGTTTGATAAGGAAGGGACGAATTCAGAGGATCGTTATTATCACCTGGTTTTGCTGGCAGAAAACAATACCGGGTATTCCAACCTGATGAAGATCGTATCCAAGGGATTTTTGGATGGTTTTTATTATAAGCCCCGTGTGGATTATGAGGTTCTGGAGACCTACCATGAGGGAGTGATCGCGCTGAGCGCCTGCCTGGCGGGTGAGATACCGAAAAATATCGTCAGGGGGATGTATGAGGAGGCCTGTGAAGCAGCCCGCCGCTACGAATCCATTTTTGGAAAGGGAAATTTTTTTCTTGAGCTCCAGGACCATGGGATACCGGAGCAAAAGATGGTCAATACTCAGCTGGTGAGGATGAGTGAGGAGCTGGGGATCGATCTGGTGGCAACCAACGATATTCACTATACGTTTGCGGAGGACGCGGAGCCCCACGACATCCTGCTCTGTATCCAGACCGGGAAGAAGGTCAGCGATGAAAACCGGATGCGGTACGAAGGCGGACAGTATTACTGTAAATCCGAGGAAGAGATGCTGCAGCTGTTCCCATATGCGCCGGAAGCGGTGGTGAATACTCAAAAAATCGCGGAACGCTGCCAGGTGGATATCGAATTTGGCGTGACCAAGCTTCCAAAATTCGATGTGCCAGGTGGAAAGACCTCCTGGGGATACCTCAATGAACTATGTATGGAAGGACTGAATAAACGGTATCCTGAGGACGACGGGACGCTTCTGGAGAGGCTGCAGTATGAGCTGGGCGTCATAAAGGATATGGGGTATGTGGATTATTTCCTGATCGTATGGGATTTCATTAAATTTGCCAGGGACCATGATATCATCGTAGGGCCCGGCAGAGGATCGGCCGCCGGAAGCGTCGTGGCCTATACACTGGGGATTACGAATATTGACCCGATACCGTATAATCTTCTTTTTGAACGTTTTCTGAATCCGGAGAGGATATCTATGCCGGATATTGATATTGATTTCTGCTTTGAAAGAAGGCAGGAGGTCATCGATTATGTGGGGAGGAAATACGGAAAAGACCGGGTGGTGCAGATCGTCACGTTTGGTACGCTGGCGGCCCGGGGCGTCATACGGGATGTGGGAAGGGTGCTGGACCTTCCCTACGCCCTCTGCGACCAGATAGCGAAGATGGTGCCCAATGAGCTTGGGATCACCATCGACAAGGCGCTCAAAAGGCCGGATCTCTCAGAAGCTTACAGGACAAATGAACAGGTGAAATATCTCATTGACATGTCGCGCCGGCTGGAGGGGCTTCCCAGGCATACCTCCATGCATGCCGCCGGAGTCGTGATCAGTCAGAAGCCGGTGGAGGAATACGTGCCCTTGTCGCGGGCGACAGACGGATCTGTCACCACCCAGTACACCATGACCACCTTGGAGGAGCTGGGTCTTTTAAAGATGGATTTCCTGGGCCTGCGTACTCTGACGGTCATCCAGAACGCAGTAAAGCTGGCAGAGAAAAGCAGAGGCATCACCATTGATATCGACCACATTGATTTCAATGATAAAAAAGTGCTGGATTCTCTCTGCACCGGAAGATGCGAGGGTGTGTTCCAGCTGGAAAGCGCGGGCATGAAGACCTTCATGAAGGAGCTGCAGCCCCATAGCCTCGAAGATATCATCGCCGGCATCTCCCTGTACCGCCCGGGCCCCATGGATTTTATCCCCCAGTATATCCGGGGGAAGAATCATCCGGATGAGATCACGTATCATTGTCCTCAGCTGGAGCCGATCCTGGAGCCGACCTATGGCTGCATCGTATATCAGGAGCAGGTGATGCAGATTGTCCGCGACTTGGGCGGCTATACCCTGGGCAGAAGCGACTTGGTACGGCGGGCCATGTCCAAGAAAAAAGCGTCGATTATGGAAAAAGAGCGGAAGAACTTTGTATACGGCAATGAAAAAGAAGGGGTCAAGGGATGTATCGCCAACGGCATCGATGAAAGGACCGCGAACCAGATCTATGACGAGATGACGGACTTTGCCAAATATGCTTTTAATAAGTCCCATGCGGCTGCCTATGCGGTGGTGTCTTATGAGACGGCGTATCTGAAATATTATTATCCGGTGGAATATATGGCGGCGCTTATGTCGTCGGTGATCGATAATTCCTCTAAGGTGTCGGAATATATTCTGGTGAGCCGGTCCATGGGAATCTCTCTCCTGCCTCCTGATATCAATGAGGGAGTGGCGGATTTCTCTGTCTCCGGAGGGAGCATCCGGTACGGCCTGTCGGCCATCAAAAGCGTAGGAAAGAATGTCATAGACGAAATCGTCCGGAACCGGGAGGAGAATGGTCCTTATACCAGCCTTAAGGATTTCATTTACAGGCTGACCAATAAGGAAGTGAATAAGAGGAGCCTGGAGAACTTCATTAAATCCGGAGCGCTGGACGGCCTGCCGGGGACGAGGAAGCAGAAAATGCTGGCGTCGATGGAGCTGATCGAGCAGAAAAACCGGGAGAAAAAGATCGATATCGCCGGCCAGATGAATCTGTTTGATTTCATGGGAGAGGAAGAGAAGGGGTCCTATGAAGTTAGATTCCAGGACGTGGGAGAATACGAAAAGGAAGAGCTGCTGGCCTATGAAAAGGAAGTCCTGGGAATCTATGTGAGCGGTCATCCGCTGGAAAAATATCAGGACAAGTGGAAAAAAAATATCACAGCCATGACTTCAGACTTCAATGTGGACGATGAGACAGGAGAAGCGGCGGTCACCGACGGCAGAATCGTCACGGTCGGAGGCATGATTACGGGTAAAACGGTAAAGACTACAAAGACCAACCAGCTGATGGCGTTTCTGACCATAGAGGATATGGTGGGCACCGTAGAGGTAATTGTTTTTCCGAGAGATTATGAGAACAGCCGCGCGCTTCTTGTGGAAGATAATAAAGTGTTCATACGCGGAAGGGTGTCTCTGGGAGATGAAAACAAAGGAAAATTAGTATGCGAGAAGATCATTCCCTTTGACAGCCTGCCCAAGACGCTCTGGATTCAGTTTGACGACAAGGAATCCTATTTCGGCGGAGAGGAGGAGCTTCTGAAGCTTCTGTCCGACAGTGACGGCAGCGATCAGGTGGGGATATTCCTGAAGAAGGAACGGGCTAAAAAATTGCTGGGCCTGGGCCACACGGTACAGGCAGAAGCGGGGCTTTTGGAAAAACTTGCCGTAAAATATGGGAAAGAGAACGTAAAAGTTGTAGAAAAGCCTATTGAAAACAGGGGAATAATCAAATATAATTAG
- a CDS encoding RelA/SpoT family protein, with amino-acid sequence MAGGDTKVTATTPDELFEFLIESIKKYHPSDDLSMVRKAYETANSAHKGQLRKSGEPYIVHPLSVAIILAQLELDKESIIAGILHDVVEDTVMTMDEMKQAFGEEVALLVDGVTKLTQLSWSVDKVEIQAENLRKMFLAMAKDIRVILIKLADRLHNMRTLQYMRPEKQKEKARETMEIYAPIADRLGISKIKIELDDLSLKYMEPEVYYELKEKITLRRSTREELVQNIMEEVQEHMRSAGIEARVDGRVKHFFSIYKKMVNQHKTLDQIYDIFAVRIIVDTVKDCYAALGVIHEMYKPIPGRFKDYIAMPKANMYQSLHTTLISSTGQPFEIQIRTYDMHRTAEYGIAAHWKYKEGKDGQNAAQKEEEKLSWLRQILEWQKDMSDNKEFLSSLKTDLDIFSESVYCFTPEGDVKNLPSGSTTVDFAYSIHSAVGNKMVGARVNDKLVPIDYVIQNGDRVEIITSQNSKGPSRDWLKTVKSAQAKNKINQWFKTQNKEENIIRGKEMVERYCKAKGINFSDINKSEYEDKVLMKYGFREWDAVLAAIGHGGMKEGQVINKLVEEYQRKHQKEITDEKVLGDASIGKEKPASEKSKSGIVVKGVHDLAVRFSRCCSPVPGDEIVGFVTRGRGISIHRTDCINIINLPEEERSRLIDAEWQLPEGDKTHETYSTEIKIFAHNRIGIFVDISRIFTERQIDITSMNVRTSKQGLATITMSFDIHGVEELQRLVEKLRQVESVIDIERTAG; translated from the coding sequence ATGGCCGGCGGCGATACCAAGGTGACGGCGACCACTCCGGATGAACTTTTTGAGTTTCTCATAGAGTCGATTAAAAAGTATCATCCGTCCGACGATCTGAGCATGGTACGGAAAGCCTATGAGACTGCCAATTCCGCTCATAAGGGTCAGCTGAGGAAGTCGGGAGAGCCTTATATTGTCCATCCGCTGAGCGTGGCCATCATCCTGGCACAGCTGGAGCTGGATAAGGAATCTATTATCGCTGGTATCCTCCATGATGTGGTGGAAGATACAGTCATGACCATGGATGAAATGAAGCAGGCCTTCGGTGAGGAGGTCGCTCTTTTAGTAGACGGAGTCACGAAGCTGACTCAGCTGTCCTGGTCTGTGGACAAGGTGGAGATTCAGGCGGAAAACCTGAGAAAGATGTTCCTGGCCATGGCCAAGGATATCCGCGTGATTCTGATCAAGCTGGCCGACCGGCTGCACAACATGCGGACGCTCCAGTATATGAGACCGGAGAAACAAAAAGAGAAGGCGCGGGAGACTATGGAGATTTATGCTCCCATCGCTGACCGTCTCGGGATTTCCAAGATAAAGATCGAGCTGGACGATCTGTCTTTAAAGTACATGGAGCCGGAGGTATACTACGAGCTTAAGGAAAAGATCACGCTGCGCCGCAGCACCCGTGAAGAGCTCGTACAGAATATCATGGAAGAAGTGCAGGAGCATATGAGATCTGCCGGCATAGAAGCCAGGGTAGACGGACGCGTTAAACATTTCTTCAGTATTTATAAGAAAATGGTGAACCAGCACAAGACGCTGGATCAGATATATGATATTTTCGCGGTGCGTATTATTGTGGATACGGTCAAGGACTGTTACGCGGCTCTGGGCGTCATCCATGAGATGTATAAACCCATACCGGGGCGGTTCAAAGACTATATCGCCATGCCGAAAGCCAATATGTATCAGTCCCTCCATACGACACTGATAAGCAGTACGGGGCAGCCTTTTGAGATTCAGATCCGGACCTATGATATGCACCGGACGGCAGAATACGGAATTGCCGCTCACTGGAAATATAAGGAAGGAAAGGACGGGCAGAACGCGGCACAGAAGGAAGAAGAAAAGCTGAGCTGGCTCCGCCAGATTCTGGAATGGCAGAAGGACATGTCCGACAACAAGGAGTTTTTGTCCTCTCTGAAAACAGACCTGGATATTTTTTCGGAAAGCGTCTACTGCTTTACCCCTGAGGGCGATGTGAAAAACCTGCCCAGCGGATCTACCACGGTGGATTTTGCCTACAGCATCCACAGCGCCGTGGGGAATAAGATGGTAGGCGCCAGAGTCAATGACAAGCTGGTGCCTATTGATTATGTCATCCAGAACGGTGACCGGGTGGAGATCATAACCTCCCAGAATTCTAAAGGGCCCAGCCGCGACTGGCTGAAGACGGTCAAAAGCGCTCAGGCCAAGAATAAGATCAACCAGTGGTTCAAGACGCAGAATAAAGAAGAAAACATCATCCGCGGCAAGGAAATGGTTGAGCGGTACTGCAAAGCGAAGGGAATCAATTTCAGCGATATCAATAAGTCTGAGTATGAGGACAAGGTCCTCATGAAATATGGCTTCCGGGAATGGGATGCCGTTTTGGCAGCCATCGGTCACGGCGGCATGAAGGAAGGCCAGGTCATAAACAAGCTGGTGGAAGAATACCAGCGGAAGCACCAGAAGGAGATCACCGACGAAAAGGTGCTGGGCGACGCTTCCATTGGGAAGGAAAAGCCCGCGTCGGAGAAAAGTAAGAGCGGCATCGTCGTCAAGGGCGTCCATGATCTGGCGGTCCGGTTTTCCAGGTGCTGCAGCCCGGTGCCCGGGGATGAGATCGTGGGGTTTGTGACCAGAGGCCGCGGTATTTCCATACACAGGACGGACTGCATCAATATTATCAATCTTCCGGAGGAGGAACGCTCCAGGCTGATCGACGCCGAGTGGCAGCTTCCCGAGGGAGACAAGACACATGAGACTTATTCCACGGAGATCAAGATATTCGCCCATAACCGGATCGGTATTTTCGTGGATATCTCCAGGATATTTACAGAGCGTCAGATTGATATCACATCCATGAACGTGAGGACCAGCAAACAGGGGCTGGCGACGATTACCATGAGCTTCGATATCCACGGCGTGGAGGAGCTCCAGAGGCTGGTTGAAAAGCTTCGCCAGGTGGAGAGCGTGATTGATATCGAGAGGACGGCCGGGTAG
- the pfkA gene encoding 6-phosphofructokinase — MAKGINTIGVLTSGGDAPGMNAAIRAVVRTAISKGMNVKGIQRGYAGLLNEEIVDMNSRSVSEIIQRGGTILYTARCEEFRTEEGQARGAEMCRKHGIDGLVVIGGDGSYRGAGKLAEHGINTVGLPGTIDLDIACTDYTIGFDTAVNTAMEAIDKIRDTSTSHERCSIIEVMGRNAGYIALWCGIANGAEDILLPERYDCNEQTIINHIIEHRKNGKKHHIIINAEGIGHSTSMAKRIEAATGIETRASILGYMQRGGMPSCKDRVYASIMGAKAVELLAEGKSNRVVGWRGGEFVDYDLYEALAMQKDICEEEYAISKMLSQ; from the coding sequence ATGGCAAAAGGAATCAATACCATCGGTGTGCTGACCAGCGGCGGCGACGCGCCGGGCATGAACGCCGCGATCCGCGCGGTGGTCAGGACCGCGATCTCCAAAGGCATGAATGTAAAAGGCATCCAGAGGGGATATGCGGGGCTGCTGAATGAAGAGATCGTGGATATGAACAGCCGGAGCGTGTCCGAGATCATCCAGCGGGGAGGGACTATCCTCTATACGGCCCGCTGTGAGGAATTCCGTACGGAAGAAGGGCAGGCGAGAGGGGCGGAGATGTGCCGGAAGCACGGCATCGATGGCCTGGTCGTCATCGGCGGTGACGGCTCCTATCGGGGCGCCGGAAAACTGGCGGAGCATGGAATCAACACGGTGGGACTTCCGGGGACCATAGACCTGGACATAGCCTGTACGGATTATACGATCGGCTTTGATACGGCGGTGAACACAGCCATGGAGGCCATCGATAAAATACGGGATACGTCCACATCCCACGAGCGGTGCAGCATCATCGAGGTGATGGGACGAAATGCCGGGTATATCGCGCTCTGGTGCGGGATCGCCAACGGCGCGGAGGACATACTCCTGCCGGAGCGGTACGACTGTAATGAGCAGACGATCATCAATCACATCATTGAACACAGGAAAAATGGAAAGAAGCACCATATCATCATCAACGCCGAGGGTATCGGGCACTCCACAAGTATGGCGAAGCGGATCGAGGCTGCCACCGGCATTGAGACGAGGGCTTCCATCCTGGGATATATGCAGAGAGGCGGCATGCCCAGCTGTAAAGACAGGGTATACGCTTCCATTATGGGGGCTAAGGCGGTGGAGCTCCTGGCTGAAGGAAAGAGTAACCGCGTTGTCGGCTGGCGGGGCGGAGAATTCGTGGACTACGACTTATATGAAGCGCTGGCGATGCAGAAGGACATCTGCGAGGAAGAGTACGCGATCAGTAAGATGCTGTCCCAGTGA
- the hemZ gene encoding coproporphyrinogen dehydrogenase HemZ gives MICLTLSEVNFEYDVRGLLMAFYPGEEIRAALRKGQDGNHGLDSGAEAGGPDFASRVLSVDYMDGKIRVSLDHGEKRTAEAAVDYEDRKETKSVLKRLVYGLLSADTGRELPWGTLTGIRPTKIPMAFLEEGADEAEIASYMKKNYLASEEKIRLSIEIAKREKEALKDIDYEDGYSLYIGIPFCPTTCLYCSFTSYPVAKWEPRMDEYLDALFREIDYTKQAFSGKKLNTIYIGGGTPTTLRPEHLERLLSKVEESFCLENLQEWTVEAGRPDSVTRDKLKTLRRHPVSRISINPQTMRQETLRLIGRHHTPEQIEEAFDMAREEGFDNINMDLIMGLPEEGPEDVRYTMERLYAMAPDNITVHSLAIKRAARLNTMKEQYAHLKFENTEEMMGLAAEYCGRLGLEPYYLYRQKNMAGNFENVGYASPGKAGIYNILIMEEKQTIMALGAGSTTKAVFPGGRIERCDNVKDIDQYLGRIDEMIDRKRKLLS, from the coding sequence ATGATCTGTTTAACACTCAGCGAAGTAAATTTTGAATACGATGTGCGCGGTCTTTTGATGGCTTTTTATCCTGGAGAGGAGATACGTGCTGCGCTCCGGAAGGGACAAGACGGAAACCATGGACTGGATTCTGGGGCAGAAGCCGGAGGGCCGGATTTTGCCAGCCGCGTCCTTTCTGTGGACTACATGGACGGAAAGATTCGCGTGAGCCTTGATCATGGGGAGAAGAGGACGGCGGAGGCGGCAGTCGATTACGAGGACAGGAAAGAGACGAAATCGGTGCTCAAGCGGCTGGTATATGGGCTCCTGTCGGCAGATACGGGCAGGGAGCTCCCCTGGGGAACACTCACAGGTATCCGTCCTACGAAGATACCGATGGCTTTTCTGGAGGAAGGGGCCGATGAGGCAGAGATTGCTTCTTATATGAAAAAAAACTATCTGGCCAGCGAGGAAAAGATCAGGCTCAGCATCGAGATCGCGAAGCGGGAGAAGGAAGCATTAAAAGACATTGATTATGAAGACGGCTACAGCCTTTATATCGGAATTCCTTTTTGCCCTACCACCTGCCTGTACTGTTCGTTCACCTCGTATCCCGTGGCAAAATGGGAGCCCAGGATGGATGAATATCTGGATGCGCTTTTCCGGGAGATCGACTATACGAAGCAGGCTTTTTCCGGCAAAAAGCTGAACACGATCTACATTGGAGGAGGCACTCCCACTACGCTCCGCCCGGAGCATCTGGAGCGCCTGCTGTCCAAGGTGGAGGAGAGCTTCTGCCTTGAGAATCTGCAGGAATGGACGGTGGAGGCGGGAAGGCCGGACAGTGTGACTCGGGACAAGCTTAAGACGCTGCGGAGACATCCGGTCTCCAGGATCTCCATCAATCCTCAGACGATGAGGCAGGAAACCCTCAGGCTTATCGGGCGGCATCACACGCCGGAGCAGATAGAAGAGGCCTTTGACATGGCCAGGGAAGAAGGCTTTGACAATATCAACATGGATTTGATCATGGGACTGCCGGAGGAAGGGCCGGAGGACGTCCGCTATACCATGGAACGGCTTTATGCCATGGCGCCGGACAACATCACGGTCCACTCCCTGGCAATCAAGCGCGCGGCCAGGCTGAATACCATGAAAGAACAGTACGCTCATCTGAAATTTGAGAATACCGAGGAAATGATGGGACTGGCGGCGGAATACTGCGGAAGGCTGGGGCTGGAGCCTTATTATCTGTATCGACAGAAGAACATGGCCGGTAATTTTGAAAATGTAGGCTATGCCAGTCCTGGAAAAGCCGGTATTTACAACATCCTTATAATGGAAGAAAAGCAGACCATCATGGCCCTGGGGGCGGGTTCTACCACGAAAGCGGTATTTCCGGGAGGTCGGATCGAACGGTGCGACAATGTAAAGGACATTGACCAGTATCTTGGCAGAATTGATGAGATGATTGACAGAAAACGGAAACTTTTGTCTTGA
- a CDS encoding MBL fold metallo-hydrolase, with product MKKKLQIECAVLGMISTNCYFLINTETNETIIVDPADNAADIGNWCRNNGRKPAAILLTHGHFDHMLAADALRNKFSVCICAAEAERELLSDPDANLSGQWSRPAVLKADEYLTDGQVLELAGFQIRAILTPGHTAGGMCYYLEEEGVLISGDTLFQGSYGRVDFPTSSMSEMGRSVRDKLLVLPEDTVVYPGHGESTTIGYEKAYNPLAQWSR from the coding sequence ATGAAGAAAAAATTACAGATAGAATGTGCGGTGCTGGGGATGATCAGCACCAACTGCTATTTTCTGATCAATACAGAGACAAATGAGACGATCATCGTGGATCCGGCGGACAACGCTGCGGATATTGGGAACTGGTGCAGAAACAATGGAAGGAAACCGGCGGCAATCCTGCTGACCCACGGGCATTTTGACCATATGCTGGCGGCAGACGCGCTGAGAAATAAATTTTCCGTCTGCATCTGTGCGGCGGAGGCAGAACGGGAGCTTCTGTCGGATCCTGATGCTAATCTTTCCGGCCAATGGAGCCGGCCGGCAGTGCTTAAAGCGGATGAGTATCTGACGGACGGCCAGGTACTGGAGCTGGCAGGATTCCAGATCCGCGCCATCCTGACTCCCGGCCATACGGCCGGCGGAATGTGCTATTATCTGGAGGAAGAGGGCGTGCTGATCAGCGGCGATACATTGTTCCAGGGGTCTTACGGACGGGTGGATTTCCCCACCTCTTCCATGTCAGAAATGGGACGTTCCGTGAGGGATAAGCTGCTGGTGCTGCCGGAGGATACCGTCGTCTACCCCGGACACGGGGAGAGTACGACGATCGGATATGAAAAAGCTTATAATCCTCTGGCCCAGTGGAGCAGATGA